In one Dehalococcoidia bacterium genomic region, the following are encoded:
- a CDS encoding NAD-dependent epimerase/dehydratase family protein: MAKVLVTGGAGFIGSHIVDGFVAAGHDV, from the coding sequence ATGGCGAAAGTCCTGGTCACCGGCGGCGCCGGCTTCATCGGCTCCCATATAGTGGACGGCTTCGTGGCCGCCGGCCACGACGT